In Vanessa cardui chromosome 8, ilVanCard2.1, whole genome shotgun sequence, the following are encoded in one genomic region:
- the LOC124532153 gene encoding protein numb isoform X2 — MERLRRSFRESFRRRKGSPPESARPHQWHADEAAVRAGTCTFPVKYLGCVEVFESRGMQVCEEALKVLRNSRRRPVRAVLHVSGDGLRVVEEETKGLIVDQTIEKVSFCAPDRNHERGFSYICRDGTTRRWMCHGFLASRDSGERLSHAVGCAFAACLERKQRRDKECAVSMSIDAASHAFTRQGSFRKSGITSRRTSEVEPAPSPAPPAAPAAPAPRSAAHNPFAVERPHAAPHLLERQGSFRGFAHLNNNSPFKRQMSLRISELPSNLERQRIGLGSPDALAALPAPPAAPAALALPDVAPIEEKTSEADPVAEMCQQLSLGLRALAEEPVPVSGALPHPDAWLGRVARAPPLAAAGRAASFAGHSAVTTNPFLAPTPAHL; from the exons ATGGAGCGGCTGCGACGCTCCTTCCGCGAGTCGTTCCGCCGCCGCAAGGGCTCCCCGCCCGAGTCGGCGCGCCCGCACCAATGGCACGCGGACGAGGCCGCCGTGCGCGCCGGCACCTGCACCTTCCCTGTTAAGTACCTCGGGTGCGTCGAGGTCTTTGAGTCCCGCGGCATGCAGGTTTGCGAAGAGGCGCTTAAAGTTCTCCGA AATTCTCGCCGACGTCCCGTTCGTGCTGTGTTGCATGTAAGCGGAGACGGGTTGCGCGTAGTGGAAGAGGAGACTAAGGGGCTTATCGTAGATCAGACCATCGAGAAAGTGTCTTTCTGTGCGCCCGATAGGAATCATGAACGAGGGTTTAG TTACATATGTCGCGACGGCACGACGCGCCGCTGGATGTGTCACGGGTTCCTGGCGTCGCGCGACAGCGGCGAGCGGCTGTCGCACGCGGTGGGATGCGCGTTCGCCGCGTGTCTCGAGCGCAAGCAGCGCCGCGACAAGGAGTGCGCCGTCTCCATGAGCATCGACGCGGCAAGCCACGCCTTCACCCGCCAGGGCTCCTTTAGGAAATCGG GTATAACGAGTCGTCGCACGTCGGAGGTGGAGCCGGCGCCGagccccgcgccgcccgccgcgcccgccgcgccggcGCCGCGCTCGGCCGCGCACAACCCCTTCGCCGTGGAGCGCCCGCACGCCGCGCCGCACCTGCTCGAGCGGCAGGGCTCCTTCAGGGGCTTCGCGCATCTCAATAacaa CTCACCGTTCAAGCGTCAGATGTCACTGCGCATCAGTGAGCTGCCTTCCAACCTGGAGCGACAGCGCATCGGGCTGGGCTCGCCCGACGCGCTGGCCGCGCTGCcggcgccgcccgccgcgcccgccgccctcGCGCTGCCCGACGTGGCGCCCATCGAG GAGAAAACGTCGGAAGCGGACCCGGTCGCTGAAATGTGCCAGCAGCTGTCGCTGGGGCTGCGCGCGCTGGCCGAGGAGCCCGTGCCCGTGAGCGGCGCGCTGCCGCACCCGGACGCGTGGCTCGGCCGCGtggcgcgcgcgccgccgctcGCCGCCGCCGGCCGCGCCGCATCCTTCGCCGGACACTCCGCCGTCACCACCAACCCCTTCCTGGCGCCCACCCCCGCACATCTCTAA
- the LOC124532153 gene encoding protein numb isoform X1, translating to MGNQGSSPHEPLDRVQTQNADLKMKSSVRSSLRRARAGAALSPPRAGMERLRRSFRESFRRRKGSPPESARPHQWHADEAAVRAGTCTFPVKYLGCVEVFESRGMQVCEEALKVLRNSRRRPVRAVLHVSGDGLRVVEEETKGLIVDQTIEKVSFCAPDRNHERGFSYICRDGTTRRWMCHGFLASRDSGERLSHAVGCAFAACLERKQRRDKECAVSMSIDAASHAFTRQGSFRKSGITSRRTSEVEPAPSPAPPAAPAAPAPRSAAHNPFAVERPHAAPHLLERQGSFRGFAHLNNNSPFKRQMSLRISELPSNLERQRIGLGSPDALAALPAPPAAPAALALPDVAPIEEKTSEADPVAEMCQQLSLGLRALAEEPVPVSGALPHPDAWLGRVARAPPLAAAGRAASFAGHSAVTTNPFLAPTPAHL from the exons atgggCAACCAGGGTTCATCGCCGCATGAGCCGCTTGATCGTGTCCAAACTCAAAATGCAGATCTGAAAATG AAGTCGTCAGTCCGCAGTTCGTTGAGGCGGGCGCGCGCCGGGGCCGCGCTGTCGCCGCCGCGCGCCGGCATGGAGCGGCTGCGACGCTCCTTCCGCGAGTCGTTCCGCCGCCGCAAGGGCTCCCCGCCCGAGTCGGCGCGCCCGCACCAATGGCACGCGGACGAGGCCGCCGTGCGCGCCGGCACCTGCACCTTCCCTGTTAAGTACCTCGGGTGCGTCGAGGTCTTTGAGTCCCGCGGCATGCAGGTTTGCGAAGAGGCGCTTAAAGTTCTCCGA AATTCTCGCCGACGTCCCGTTCGTGCTGTGTTGCATGTAAGCGGAGACGGGTTGCGCGTAGTGGAAGAGGAGACTAAGGGGCTTATCGTAGATCAGACCATCGAGAAAGTGTCTTTCTGTGCGCCCGATAGGAATCATGAACGAGGGTTTAG TTACATATGTCGCGACGGCACGACGCGCCGCTGGATGTGTCACGGGTTCCTGGCGTCGCGCGACAGCGGCGAGCGGCTGTCGCACGCGGTGGGATGCGCGTTCGCCGCGTGTCTCGAGCGCAAGCAGCGCCGCGACAAGGAGTGCGCCGTCTCCATGAGCATCGACGCGGCAAGCCACGCCTTCACCCGCCAGGGCTCCTTTAGGAAATCGG GTATAACGAGTCGTCGCACGTCGGAGGTGGAGCCGGCGCCGagccccgcgccgcccgccgcgcccgccgcgccggcGCCGCGCTCGGCCGCGCACAACCCCTTCGCCGTGGAGCGCCCGCACGCCGCGCCGCACCTGCTCGAGCGGCAGGGCTCCTTCAGGGGCTTCGCGCATCTCAATAacaa CTCACCGTTCAAGCGTCAGATGTCACTGCGCATCAGTGAGCTGCCTTCCAACCTGGAGCGACAGCGCATCGGGCTGGGCTCGCCCGACGCGCTGGCCGCGCTGCcggcgccgcccgccgcgcccgccgccctcGCGCTGCCCGACGTGGCGCCCATCGAG GAGAAAACGTCGGAAGCGGACCCGGTCGCTGAAATGTGCCAGCAGCTGTCGCTGGGGCTGCGCGCGCTGGCCGAGGAGCCCGTGCCCGTGAGCGGCGCGCTGCCGCACCCGGACGCGTGGCTCGGCCGCGtggcgcgcgcgccgccgctcGCCGCCGCCGGCCGCGCCGCATCCTTCGCCGGACACTCCGCCGTCACCACCAACCCCTTCCTGGCGCCCACCCCCGCACATCTCTAA